One window of the Betta splendens chromosome 21, fBetSpl5.4, whole genome shotgun sequence genome contains the following:
- the LOC121201921 gene encoding uncharacterized protein LOC121201921 produces the protein MEGAPSSRDGNPEAPPDRPPTHNAAQRGSGASDETRIVTRNSFNNFEIRRLLNIGQTDEVDYRHLYGTVMGNVAEMVQQALNQTQQGDVIQLKLRGDMLRSQAAAVVSVADGGDFSQFQDLLDGAVQSNMEVLTDGSLELVIQVVRNPQGGGKRLLAKTLDCKIVQKKQRFMYIVNNRNNELCFAINLAHLLYPGITDAEAERRGSELQQRAGLTAQTPVCFTDVEKFEELVQRRIVIFYRTDLKRLNTFHTAKQRPGKPLYMFLFENHYYGLKNACAFIGMKYLCSHCYTGYDGLLNHKCEGRCNVCLDAACAATRPA, from the coding sequence ATGGAAGGAGCTCCTTCGAGCAGAGACGGCAACCCGGAAGCACCCCCCGACAGACCCCCGACGCACAACGCGGCGCAGAGGGGAAGCGGGGCCTCCGATGAAACCAGGATTGTAACCAGAAACAGTTTCAATAACTTTGAAATAAGACGACTGCTTAATATCGGGCAGACGGACGAGGTTGATTACCGACACTTATACGGGACTGTTATGGGGAATGTTGCCGAGATGGTGCAGCAGGCTTTAAATCAGACTCAGCAAGGCGACGTTATCCAGCTCAAGCTCAGGGGGGACATGCTGCGATCACAAGCGGCCGCTGTTGTGTCAGTCGCGGACGGCGGGGATTTTTCCCAAtttcaggacctgctggacgGCGCTGTTCAGTCCAATATGGAAGTGTTGACGGACGGCAGCTTGGAGCTGGTGATTCAGGTGGTGCGCAACCCCCAAGGGGGTGGTAAAAGGCTGTTGGCAAAGACCCTAGACTGCAAAATTGTTCaaaagaagcagaggttcaTGTATATTGTAAACAATCGGAATAATGAGCTCTGTTTTGCCATCAACCTGGCGCATCTGCTCTATCCAGGAATCACAGACGCCGAGGCTGAAAGGAGGGGGAGCGAACTTCAGCAACGGGCCGGTTTAACCGCGCAGACACCGGTGTGTTTCACGGACGTGGAGAAGTTTGAAGAGCTTGTTCAGCGTCGGATTGTAATCTTTTACAGAACAGATTTGAAGCGCCTCAACACGTTTCACACTGCAAAGCAACGGCCTGGTAAACCTTTATACATGTTTCTTTTCGAGAATCATTATTACGGTCTAAAGAACGCCTGCGCTTTCATAGGAATGAAATATTTGTGCAGTCATTGCTACACCGGTTATGATGGGTTGCTGAATCATAAATGCGAGGGGCGTTGTAACGTGTGTCTTGATGCTGCGTGCGCGGCCACGCGTCCCGCATAG